The Deltaproteobacteria bacterium CG11_big_fil_rev_8_21_14_0_20_49_13 sequence GCAAAGAGGGACCGGTCTTCAGTGCCAAGGATGTGTCATTCTGAGGGCATAAGCCCGAAGAATCCCCCGAAAATAGATTCGGTGGATTCTTCGCTGGCGCTCAGAATGACATCTATTTTAATGAAACCGAATTTAAAGGTGAAAATAGGCAGGCTGGAGCTAAAAAATCCGATCGCCGTTGCAAGCGGGACCTTTGGTTATGGTGAGGAATTCAACGACAATTTTTATAAGATATCCGAGTTGGGTGCACTATTTACAAAGGGGATAAGCCTAAAACCTCGGCACGGAAATTCCACGCCTCGCGTTGTTGAGACCGCATCGGGCATGTTAAATGCGATAGGTCTTCAGAATGTCGGTCTTGAAGTGTTCATCAACGAAAAACTTCCGTATCTTAGAAAAGCCGGCGCCACCGCTATCGTTAATATATTCGGTGAGAAGATAGAGGATTATGTCGAGCTTGCGAGGTCACTTGATAAGTTGGAAGGGATAAGCGGATTTGAGCTCAACATTTCATGCCCGAACGTCAAGGCCGGAGGGGTGCATTTCGGAACGGACCCGAAACTCGCCGCAAAGGTAACAAAGGAAGTAAAGAAGGCCGCAAAGAAACATCTAATGGTAAAACTTTCGCCTAACTATCACGACATGGTAGGCATGGCCAAGTCGGTCGTTGATGCCGGTGCCGACTCTCTATCCCTCATCAATACTATAACCGGCATGGCGATAGATGCCGAAAATAGAAGCCCTGTGCTGGCGAATATCACCGGCGGTCTTTCCGGTCCCGCTATCAAGCCGGTGGCCCTTAGAATGGTGTGGCAGGTATCAAAAGCGCTTCCGAAGGTTCCGATAGTCGGTATTGGCGGGATAATGAACATCACCGATGTCGTTGAATTTCTCC is a genomic window containing:
- a CDS encoding dihydroorotate dehydrogenase B catalytic subunit: MKPNLKVKIGRLELKNPIAVASGTFGYGEEFNDNFYKISELGALFTKGISLKPRHGNSTPRVVETASGMLNAIGLQNVGLEVFINEKLPYLRKAGATAIVNIFGEKIEDYVELARSLDKLEGISGFELNISCPNVKAGGVHFGTDPKLAAKVTKEVKKAAKKHLMVKLSPNYHDMVGMAKSVVDAGADSLSLINTITGMAIDAENRSPVLANITGGLSGPAIKPVALRMVWQVSKALPKVPIVGIGGIMNITDVVEFLLAGASAVQVGTANFVRPSIASDLVMELEGYLSSHNIKDVNELVAGLKS